One genomic segment of Longimicrobiaceae bacterium includes these proteins:
- a CDS encoding DUF4142 domain-containing protein, translated as MTFRFRSAPAACALTLSVFAFAGCKGKDDAGGENQIAPDTTAMAPAAPAVGTDSAATAAPAAPAVTDPQIAAIVVAANDVDIKAGELAKGKSQNAQVKAFAQMMITDHGAVNKAATDLVTKLNVTPEENPTSKSLTDGGSANRTSLQGLSGAAFNKAYVDNEVAYHQQVLDAIDKTLIPSAQNAELKKLLQDTRPAVANHLEHAKTLQASLPAA; from the coding sequence ATGACCTTCCGCTTCCGCAGCGCGCCCGCGGCATGCGCCCTCACGCTCTCCGTTTTCGCCTTCGCCGGCTGCAAGGGCAAGGACGACGCGGGCGGCGAGAACCAGATCGCCCCCGACACCACCGCCATGGCCCCCGCCGCGCCGGCCGTCGGCACCGACTCGGCCGCGACGGCCGCGCCTGCCGCCCCGGCCGTGACGGACCCGCAGATCGCCGCCATCGTGGTGGCCGCCAACGACGTGGACATCAAGGCCGGAGAGCTCGCCAAGGGCAAGTCGCAGAACGCGCAGGTGAAGGCGTTCGCGCAGATGATGATCACCGACCACGGCGCGGTGAACAAGGCGGCCACCGACCTGGTCACCAAGCTGAACGTGACGCCCGAGGAGAACCCCACCAGCAAGTCGCTCACCGACGGCGGCAGCGCCAACCGCACGTCGCTGCAGGGCCTGAGCGGCGCCGCGTTCAACAAGGCGTACGTGGACAACGAGGTGGCGTACCACCAGCAGGTGCTGGACGCCATCGACAAGACGCTCATCCCGTCTGCCCAGAACGCCGAGCTGAAGAAGCTGCTCCAGGACACGCGCCCCGCCGTGGCGAACCACCTGGAGCACGCGAAGACGCTCCAGGCATCGCTCCCGGCGGCGTGA